In Bacillus toyonensis BCT-7112, a single window of DNA contains:
- a CDS encoding YqbF domain-containing protein — MKVVTLRFGGTYTAYGQKFKNGQEETVANEKADYLVSTGHFELVKEVDKKEKET, encoded by the coding sequence ATGAAAGTAGTTACGCTGCGATTCGGTGGCACTTACACCGCTTATGGACAAAAGTTTAAGAATGGCCAAGAAGAAACAGTTGCAAACGAAAAAGCTGATTACCTTGTAAGCACTGGACATTTTGAACTTGTAAAAGAAGTCGATAAGAAGGAGAAAGAAACATAA
- a CDS encoding HK97-gp10 family putative phage morphogenesis protein, producing MANSVEIEYSSNMEQIKTHINAMCVEKVTAASIHLQNQVKKNLTGSRSGKQYKIPHTSRKYTASKPGEAPAVRTGDLLNSIKYNVKRSQSEVLGAVGSDLKKAIWLETGTSHMEARPFLLKAFEKERRELKRMMGG from the coding sequence ATGGCTAATTCAGTAGAAATTGAGTACTCAAGCAATATGGAGCAAATAAAGACGCATATTAACGCTATGTGTGTTGAAAAAGTCACAGCAGCATCTATTCATTTACAAAATCAAGTTAAGAAGAATCTCACGGGTAGCCGTAGCGGTAAACAATACAAAATACCTCATACGAGTCGAAAATATACTGCTTCTAAACCAGGTGAAGCTCCTGCTGTTCGTACCGGTGACTTGTTAAATTCAATTAAATACAATGTTAAACGGTCACAATCAGAGGTATTGGGTGCAGTAGGGAGCGATTTGAAGAAAGCAATATGGCTTGAAACTGGTACAAGTCATATGGAAGCCCGTCCATTCCTATTAAAAGCGTTTGAAAAAGAACGTAGAGAACTTAAAAGAATGATGGGAGGGTAA